In Acetomicrobium sp. S15 = DSM 107314, a single genomic region encodes these proteins:
- the phoU gene encoding phosphate signaling complex protein PhoU, with amino-acid sequence MTPVNPREHMDMELEKIEQKLLKLGKLAEDALSKAVWALRQKDDNLAVEVINGDNTLDELADSIDEDCLKFMARFQPLGVDLRIVSSIIHMSIDLERIGDYGTNIAKFALRLSKEKLIKPLIDIPRMEATIREMVDKALLAFMNRDAALAEEVCNKDNEIDALEKQIFRELLILMMENPKNIEQATDLLFVARTLERAGDHVTNIAERIILIATGRRVRASELRRKPVEG; translated from the coding sequence ATGACACCGGTGAACCCGAGAGAACACATGGATATGGAGTTAGAGAAGATCGAGCAGAAGCTCCTTAAGCTCGGCAAACTCGCCGAGGATGCACTTTCGAAGGCGGTCTGGGCACTTCGGCAGAAAGACGACAACTTGGCCGTGGAGGTAATAAATGGAGATAACACCTTGGACGAACTGGCCGATTCCATAGATGAAGACTGCCTCAAGTTCATGGCCCGCTTTCAACCGCTGGGGGTGGATCTGCGGATAGTGTCCTCGATCATCCACATGTCCATCGACCTCGAGCGCATAGGAGACTACGGCACGAATATAGCCAAATTTGCCTTGAGGTTATCGAAGGAAAAATTGATAAAACCGTTGATCGACATACCCCGGATGGAGGCCACGATCAGGGAGATGGTCGACAAGGCGCTTTTGGCCTTTATGAATCGCGATGCCGCATTGGCCGAAGAGGTATGCAACAAAGATAACGAGATCGATGCGCTCGAGAAACAAATCTTCCGCGAGCTATTGATACTCATGATGGAAAACCCGAAGAACATAGAACAAGCCACCGATCTCCTCTTTGTGGCGAGGACACTTGAGCGCGCCGGGGACCATGTCACCAACATCGCAGAGCGGATCATACTGATCGCCACGGGGAGAAGGGTGCGCGCTTCTGAGCTGCGAAGAAAACCTGTGGAGGGATAG
- the pstB gene encoding phosphate ABC transporter ATP-binding protein PstB: MIKTNVNGVSLKESKFDIQDLSLYYGDFEALKKMSFSIPSNAVTALIGPSGCGKSSLLRCLNRMNDFIRGVKTEGKIFMDGEDIYAPNTDVISLRRRVGMVFQRPNPFPLSIYDNVAYGPRIHGITDRRKLDEIVERSLKEAVLWDEVSDKLTLSAVALSGGQQQRLCIARAIAVRPEVLLMDEPTSALDPLATARIEDLVRRLKEHYTIVIVTHNMQQAARISDITAFLLMGELVEVGPTEVIFTAPADKRTEDYVTGRFG, encoded by the coding sequence ATGATAAAGACAAACGTCAACGGCGTTTCGCTAAAGGAGAGCAAATTCGATATCCAAGACCTCTCACTATATTACGGAGACTTCGAGGCCCTCAAAAAGATGTCATTTTCCATCCCGAGTAACGCCGTTACAGCTCTCATAGGCCCTTCGGGATGTGGCAAGAGCAGCCTTCTGCGCTGTCTGAACCGAATGAACGACTTTATACGGGGCGTGAAAACAGAAGGAAAGATCTTTATGGACGGGGAAGACATCTATGCGCCGAACACGGACGTGATAAGCCTTCGCCGGAGAGTCGGCATGGTGTTCCAGCGGCCCAACCCGTTTCCGCTGTCGATATACGACAACGTAGCCTATGGTCCCAGAATACACGGCATAACCGACAGAAGGAAGTTGGACGAAATCGTCGAAAGGAGCTTGAAAGAGGCAGTATTGTGGGATGAAGTGAGCGACAAACTCACATTGTCCGCAGTAGCCCTTTCGGGAGGACAGCAACAGCGGCTCTGCATAGCGCGAGCCATAGCCGTAAGGCCGGAGGTTCTCCTCATGGACGAGCCTACCAGCGCGCTCGACCCTCTCGCCACAGCTCGCATCGAGGATTTGGTGCGTAGACTCAAAGAACATTATACTATCGTCATAGTAACCCACAATATGCAACAGGCTGCCCGCATCTCTGACATCACAGCATTTCTCTTGATGGGAGAACTCGTAGAGGTAGGTCCCACAGAGGTCATTTTCACAGCTCCGGCGGATAAGCGCACAGAAGATTATGTAACTGGACGTTTTGGATAA
- the pstA gene encoding phosphate ABC transporter permease PstA, whose protein sequence is MRWRLFKDRAATVLLWTFMAMAILILLGIIAFLTERGWKALSWEFLTQPPRDSMTKGGIATPIVGTLQLVAVSMAFAFPIGVATAIYLVEYARETAFTQALRLAVRCLAGVPSVVYGLFGLSLFVISLKFGPCLLSAGLTLGCLALPLIVGASEAALRAVPQDYRDASFALGATRWQTIRRVVFPAAFPSILTGVILSVGRVAGETAPIIFTGAAFYAPRYATSLFMEVMALPYHVYILATAGTRISETRSIQYGTVLVLLMLVLGVTLVGVIWRARIRMRALR, encoded by the coding sequence ATGAGATGGAGGCTGTTCAAGGACAGGGCTGCTACCGTGCTGCTGTGGACGTTTATGGCCATGGCGATCCTAATCCTCTTGGGCATCATAGCATTTCTGACGGAACGAGGCTGGAAAGCATTGAGCTGGGAGTTCCTCACCCAGCCACCCAGAGACTCCATGACGAAGGGCGGGATCGCAACCCCAATCGTCGGGACGCTGCAGCTCGTGGCAGTATCAATGGCGTTTGCCTTTCCCATAGGTGTGGCCACTGCCATATATTTGGTCGAGTATGCCAGAGAGACGGCTTTCACCCAAGCGTTGAGATTAGCGGTGAGGTGCCTTGCAGGCGTGCCTTCGGTCGTATATGGCCTCTTCGGCCTTTCGCTCTTCGTTATATCTTTAAAGTTCGGCCCGTGTCTGCTCTCGGCCGGGCTGACGCTGGGATGCCTCGCCCTTCCTCTTATTGTGGGGGCCTCGGAGGCAGCCCTAAGGGCTGTTCCTCAAGATTACAGGGATGCCTCTTTCGCGCTTGGAGCCACACGGTGGCAAACCATACGCAGGGTAGTGTTCCCTGCAGCCTTCCCATCGATCCTCACCGGAGTTATACTGAGCGTCGGCAGAGTGGCAGGGGAGACTGCCCCCATCATATTTACTGGTGCCGCTTTTTATGCGCCGCGATACGCCACAAGCCTGTTTATGGAAGTGATGGCCCTTCCGTATCACGTTTACATCTTGGCCACGGCTGGAACTCGTATCAGCGAGACCAGAAGCATCCAATATGGCACCGTTTTGGTGCTGTTGATGCTGGTCTTGGGGGTAACGTTAGTGGGTGTCATATGGCGAGCCCGCATCAGAATGCGCGCATTGCGCTAA
- the pstC gene encoding phosphate ABC transporter permease subunit PstC, producing MPTEGAMRGDRVPQAAITIVAAVGLLILIFILVFLVRESIPILKITSLKDLLFGIYWYPTYNPPDFGMLPLIIGSIAVTLLASVLAIPLSLGLAIFLSEVCPRTLREFFKPTLEVLGFLPSVVLGFVGMVLLAPWLQMNLNILSGLNMFNASVLMGIMIVPIVASIAEDSFRAVPQDLRDAAYALGSTRLETIIHVLFPAALPGIVEACLLGIMRAVGETMVVLMAAGGAAVIPRSIFDPVRPLTSAIAAEMGEAPVGSPHYHALFFAGLLLLIMTLAINLTALWVERRWRWNA from the coding sequence ATGCCGACAGAAGGAGCGATGAGGGGGGATAGGGTGCCACAAGCCGCTATAACGATTGTGGCGGCAGTGGGGCTGCTCATCCTGATCTTCATCCTCGTCTTTTTAGTTAGAGAGAGCATCCCCATACTGAAGATCACCTCTCTGAAAGACCTGCTGTTCGGGATTTATTGGTATCCCACATATAACCCTCCCGACTTCGGCATGCTGCCCTTAATAATCGGCTCCATCGCCGTCACGTTGCTTGCCTCGGTTTTGGCCATACCCCTTAGCTTGGGATTGGCGATCTTCCTCTCGGAAGTGTGCCCCAGGACTTTGCGAGAGTTCTTTAAACCTACACTTGAGGTATTAGGCTTCCTCCCATCTGTCGTGTTGGGATTTGTCGGAATGGTGCTTTTGGCCCCGTGGCTTCAGATGAACTTAAATATCCTATCCGGCCTGAACATGTTCAACGCCTCCGTCTTGATGGGCATCATGATCGTGCCCATAGTGGCTTCGATAGCTGAAGACAGCTTCAGGGCGGTGCCGCAAGACTTGAGAGATGCCGCGTACGCCTTGGGGTCTACCAGGCTTGAGACGATAATCCATGTCCTCTTCCCGGCGGCCCTCCCGGGCATAGTAGAAGCATGTCTCTTGGGGATCATGCGCGCCGTGGGAGAGACGATGGTCGTATTGATGGCCGCCGGCGGTGCTGCCGTAATTCCACGCTCCATCTTCGATCCCGTGCGCCCTCTTACATCGGCCATAGCTGCAGAGATGGGCGAAGCGCCTGTAGGATCTCCACATTATCACGCCCTTTTCTTCGCAGGGTTGTTGCTTTTAATCATGACGCTCGCGATAAACCTCACAGCCCTCTGGGTGGAGCGGCGCTGGAGGTGGAATGCATGA
- a CDS encoding phosphate ABC transporter substrate-binding protein: protein MRRFALATAVLALGALLAGSAIAAEQLVINGSTTVLPIAQAAAEQFMKANPDITVSVSGGGSGNGIKALIDGTANIANSSRFIKQEEVKMAVEKGRYPVPFGVAIDAIIPVVHPSNTIADLTIEQLHDIYAGKIKNWKELGGQDRPIAVVSRDTSSGTYEVWEEKVLKGDRVAPQALIVASNGAMVQTVASNPAAIGYIGIGYLNNELKAITVNGITGSIETARSGEYPVSRYLFMFTGGWPTGAALKFINFVMSDEGQKIVANEGFVPIR from the coding sequence ATGAGGAGATTTGCTTTAGCGACAGCAGTTTTGGCCTTAGGAGCCCTTTTGGCGGGCAGCGCTATCGCGGCGGAGCAGTTGGTGATCAACGGTTCCACCACGGTCCTTCCCATCGCCCAGGCGGCAGCCGAGCAGTTCATGAAGGCTAATCCCGACATCACGGTATCCGTCTCTGGCGGCGGCAGCGGCAACGGCATCAAGGCCCTGATTGACGGTACCGCTAACATAGCCAATTCTTCCCGCTTCATTAAACAGGAAGAGGTGAAGATGGCTGTGGAGAAAGGTAGATACCCCGTTCCATTCGGCGTAGCCATAGACGCCATAATACCCGTCGTGCACCCGTCTAATACGATCGCGGACCTGACCATCGAACAGCTCCATGACATTTACGCGGGCAAGATCAAGAACTGGAAAGAGCTGGGCGGGCAAGACAGGCCTATAGCTGTAGTGAGCCGCGACACCAGCTCCGGTACCTACGAAGTCTGGGAGGAAAAGGTCCTGAAGGGCGATCGCGTGGCGCCTCAGGCCTTGATAGTCGCATCCAACGGCGCCATGGTCCAGACTGTGGCCAGCAATCCTGCCGCCATAGGTTACATCGGCATCGGTTACTTGAACAACGAGTTGAAAGCTATAACGGTGAACGGCATAACGGGCTCGATCGAGACCGCCCGCAGCGGCGAATACCCCGTATCTCGTTATCTCTTCATGTTCACCGGCGGCTGGCCTACTGGCGCCGCGCTCAAGTTCATCAACTTCGTAATGAGCGATGAGGGACAGAAGATTGTGGCCAACGAGGGGTTCGTCCCAATCCGATAG
- a CDS encoding cation diffusion facilitator family transporter codes for MKGLTATERANKAIAASRVGLWANIALAAFKYTAGILGNSSAMIADAANSLSDVFTDIIAMVSFHISKRPIDYNHDYGHGKVETLASLVVGAFVLIVAILILWSGGSRIASAMHGRDLPRPGPIALGAAIATLLSKESLYRYTIRRAKELSSDTLVAKAWDHRSDALISLCTFAGIGGAMFLGERWRILDPIAAVAVSFFIAKVAISILILSLHELMEGSLPRETEEEIERVIAQVPEVVNYHKLRTRKIGKDYAVDVHVVVSRDFSIVEAHDISEDLEEKLRNKFGRDTHITIHIEPSLEGSKAVGSDGVSGEGQNPQV; via the coding sequence ATGAAAGGGTTAACTGCAACAGAAAGGGCAAATAAGGCAATAGCGGCCTCTCGCGTAGGGCTTTGGGCGAACATCGCTCTGGCTGCTTTCAAATATACAGCGGGTATTTTGGGGAACAGTTCTGCTATGATCGCAGACGCGGCCAACTCCCTATCGGACGTCTTTACCGACATAATAGCCATGGTGAGCTTCCATATATCCAAGAGGCCCATAGACTACAACCACGACTACGGACATGGCAAAGTCGAGACGTTGGCTTCGCTCGTGGTCGGAGCCTTTGTGTTGATCGTGGCAATACTCATCCTCTGGTCAGGAGGCAGCAGGATCGCCTCCGCCATGCACGGCAGAGACTTGCCGAGACCCGGCCCGATAGCCTTGGGGGCGGCCATCGCAACACTCCTCTCAAAGGAATCTCTATACCGTTACACGATAAGGAGAGCAAAAGAGCTTTCGAGCGATACGCTGGTCGCCAAAGCCTGGGATCACAGATCCGATGCGCTCATCTCGCTATGTACGTTCGCCGGCATCGGAGGCGCAATGTTTTTGGGCGAAAGGTGGAGGATTTTAGATCCCATAGCAGCCGTAGCGGTGAGTTTCTTTATAGCCAAGGTCGCCATATCCATATTGATCCTGAGCCTCCATGAGCTGATGGAGGGATCCCTCCCCCGCGAGACGGAGGAAGAGATAGAAAGGGTCATAGCTCAAGTGCCTGAAGTTGTAAACTATCATAAACTGCGCACGAGAAAGATCGGCAAAGATTATGCTGTGGATGTGCATGTGGTCGTCTCTCGCGATTTTTCCATCGTTGAAGCGCATGATATATCGGAAGATCTGGAGGAAAAGCTGAGGAACAAATTCGGGAGAGATACGCACATCACCATACACATAGAGCCTTCTTTGGAAGGCTCCAAAGCCGTCGGATCAGATGGGGTAAGCGGCGAAGGGCAAAACCCGCAAGTGTAA
- a CDS encoding cytochrome c biogenesis CcdA family protein: protein MAPEASVSFVVAFFAGLASFISPCILPLVPAFLSYLAGSAATFDDRGRANVRAKAIISALVFVLGFTLVFVAFGLSASAIGRFLIRHQLIVQKLSGAAIVFFGLNMTGVLRIGALGKERRLAFGWNRRGWIGSLLLGMAFSAGWTPCVGPILASILIMAGSSASMRYGALLLAVYSLGLALPFLAAAASLGWLENLLKRHSEELALMTKVGGWVLVAIGVLMATGTLSRLSGMAGALL, encoded by the coding sequence ATGGCGCCAGAAGCTTCCGTTTCTTTTGTAGTGGCCTTCTTTGCGGGATTGGCCTCCTTTATTTCCCCCTGCATCTTGCCCTTGGTGCCCGCGTTTTTATCTTACCTCGCGGGAAGCGCTGCGACTTTTGACGACCGAGGAAGGGCGAATGTGCGCGCCAAGGCCATCATTAGCGCCCTCGTCTTCGTTTTGGGGTTTACCCTCGTTTTTGTGGCCTTCGGTCTGTCGGCCAGCGCTATCGGGAGGTTTCTGATCCGGCATCAATTGATCGTGCAAAAGTTGAGTGGGGCGGCCATCGTCTTTTTTGGCCTCAATATGACCGGCGTTTTAAGGATAGGCGCGCTGGGGAAAGAAAGGCGCCTTGCCTTTGGGTGGAATAGAAGAGGGTGGATCGGTTCGCTGCTTTTGGGCATGGCCTTTTCGGCAGGGTGGACGCCGTGCGTAGGGCCGATCTTGGCCTCGATCCTTATCATGGCAGGAAGCAGCGCGAGCATGCGCTACGGTGCATTGCTGCTTGCCGTATATTCCTTGGGGTTGGCCCTGCCTTTTTTGGCGGCAGCTGCCTCTTTGGGGTGGCTTGAAAACTTATTAAAGCGGCATTCTGAGGAGCTCGCCTTGATGACGAAGGTAGGCGGATGGGTGCTCGTGGCGATAGGGGTCCTTATGGCGACGGGCACTTTGTCACGCTTAAGCGGCATGGCAGGCGCGCTGCTTTGA
- a CDS encoding TlpA family protein disulfide reductase: MRGKTTIAAITALFVVAVLWFVLRPSSDVKTIQEGRSAVETGVEVGKVAPDFTASGLDGTLINLSDMRGKPVLLNFWATWCPPCREEMPVIQRYFEEAGSVVHILAVNLTTNESSPKEVEEFLRREGYSFPVALDVDGSAAKLYMIRFIPTSFFIDEDGIIRQIHIGPLSREMVEKVFGEM; encoded by the coding sequence ATGAGAGGCAAGACTACGATAGCGGCGATCACAGCGCTTTTTGTGGTGGCCGTGCTGTGGTTCGTTCTAAGGCCTTCAAGCGATGTTAAAACGATCCAAGAAGGAAGAAGCGCCGTGGAAACAGGCGTAGAAGTGGGTAAGGTCGCTCCTGATTTCACGGCGAGCGGGCTTGATGGCACCCTCATCAATCTTTCTGATATGCGCGGTAAGCCCGTGCTTTTGAATTTTTGGGCTACCTGGTGCCCGCCGTGCAGGGAAGAGATGCCCGTCATTCAGCGCTATTTCGAAGAGGCCGGGTCCGTTGTGCACATATTGGCCGTGAACTTGACGACTAACGAGAGCTCCCCGAAGGAAGTCGAAGAGTTTCTGCGCCGTGAGGGGTATAGCTTCCCTGTGGCTTTGGATGTTGACGGAAGCGCGGCAAAACTATATATGATACGCTTCATACCTACGTCTTTCTTCATCGACGAAGATGGGATCATCCGCCAGATCCACATCGGCCCACTCTCTCGAGAGATGGTCGAAAAGGTCTTTGGGGAGATGTAA
- a CDS encoding carbon-nitrogen family hydrolase — protein MKVGIVQLDVKLGKPAENFKKVAQMLEGESAKGVLPQALVLPELWSTGYALERADELASPEGIESAHFLGELAKRYGMWFVGGSVLAKTTGGFANRAQVINPKGELVAIYDKIHLIRLMEEDKYFIRGKKRCLFDLDNIKAACVICYDIRFPELARRLALEGAKILFVSSEWPKERIEHWRILLLARAIENQMYVVACNRCGSSAGTTFGGHSMIIDPWGSILYEAGEEEAFGTAEIDIAKVDEVRRFLPVFEDRLPEAY, from the coding sequence ATGAAGGTAGGCATAGTTCAACTCGATGTAAAGCTTGGCAAACCGGCGGAAAACTTCAAAAAAGTAGCCCAAATGCTCGAAGGAGAAAGCGCAAAGGGGGTATTGCCGCAAGCCCTCGTGTTGCCCGAGCTTTGGAGCACCGGATACGCCTTAGAGAGGGCAGATGAACTGGCCTCGCCAGAGGGGATAGAAAGCGCACACTTTTTGGGAGAGCTGGCAAAAAGATACGGCATGTGGTTCGTCGGCGGATCTGTCCTGGCTAAAACTACTGGCGGCTTCGCCAACAGGGCACAGGTAATAAACCCGAAAGGTGAACTTGTGGCGATATACGACAAGATCCACCTGATAAGGCTCATGGAAGAAGACAAATACTTCATCCGCGGCAAAAAGAGATGCCTTTTCGATCTCGATAACATAAAGGCCGCCTGTGTTATCTGTTACGATATCCGCTTCCCGGAATTGGCGCGAAGGCTCGCCTTAGAGGGGGCAAAGATTTTGTTCGTCTCTTCCGAGTGGCCCAAAGAGCGCATAGAGCATTGGAGGATCTTACTTTTAGCTAGGGCCATAGAAAACCAAATGTACGTAGTCGCCTGCAACAGGTGCGGCAGTTCTGCAGGCACGACCTTCGGAGGACACTCCATGATCATAGACCCGTGGGGGTCGATCTTGTATGAGGCGGGGGAAGAAGAAGCCTTCGGGACAGCGGAAATTGACATAGCCAAAGTCGACGAGGTGCGAAGGTTCCTCCCCGTCTTCGAGGATCGCTTGCCGGAGGCATATTGA
- a CDS encoding methyl-accepting chemotaxis protein: MAAFLIIGIAAVGVVGYIAIAHSQRSLVEIAQREGEALVVGLSGEIDQYIKSRLAFLELQTEIDDIKSMDWARQQPLLARALKRFGGFEQLVVADVAGNTISTQGFRSSIANRDYFREMLSEPRTLVSEPVVSKETGNVVVVMACPIFRDGALVGVLVGPLDLKELSNIILSTKWGKSGYAYAVDKNGVVLIHPDQSLVGNLNASIKGEEVSEELAAGTRQALGGKRGVMRYTFKGVDKFTAYAPIQSVGWAVSITSPTVEFLAPISALRKNLFITIAVVAVAIVAVALWIASGISRPVAVIADKMQQLASGDLSSKLEVKSSLAEIKVLSRAVNDMIHGVSGLIASVSEEAKSVTTDAEDISASAQENTASVEEISASMSKINERVQEVAGAVEETTASIQEIASSAQNGAQAAAEAGEQAEEISRLAENGSEAVSEIARRAELVDRARRMSDDAMRNLVASVENILKFVSLISGIADQTNLLALNAAIEAARAGEHGRGFAVVAEEVRKLAEETSKAAKEVSQVVAQVKQRTDEALNDQAEAAKNIEEMAKQTKGAQRAIVEVVGKIKAVADKVQSLAAIMEEQSASSQEMASAVEHISKTIQEIAGDVDSVTKSINEQSKAIESLAKISEDLLKSGENMRKSVQHFKLAQEGGGNLALATI; encoded by the coding sequence ATGGCAGCGTTTCTTATAATTGGTATTGCAGCTGTCGGCGTTGTTGGCTACATCGCTATTGCTCACTCACAGAGGAGCTTGGTCGAAATAGCCCAAAGAGAAGGAGAAGCTTTGGTAGTGGGTTTATCAGGCGAAATTGACCAATACATTAAGAGTCGGCTTGCCTTTTTGGAGTTGCAAACTGAGATAGACGACATTAAATCCATGGACTGGGCCAGACAACAACCACTATTGGCTCGAGCTTTGAAGCGCTTTGGGGGCTTTGAACAGCTTGTGGTTGCAGATGTTGCAGGTAATACCATTTCCACACAGGGCTTTAGAAGTTCTATCGCTAATAGAGATTACTTTCGTGAAATGCTTAGCGAGCCGAGGACGCTTGTGAGCGAGCCCGTGGTGTCAAAAGAGACGGGCAACGTCGTTGTTGTAATGGCATGCCCTATTTTTCGCGACGGAGCGCTCGTAGGCGTGCTTGTAGGTCCTTTGGATTTGAAAGAACTGTCCAACATCATATTGAGCACAAAATGGGGCAAGAGCGGGTATGCTTATGCCGTGGACAAAAACGGAGTTGTACTTATTCACCCCGATCAAAGTCTTGTGGGCAACCTTAATGCATCTATAAAAGGCGAAGAGGTGTCAGAAGAACTCGCAGCGGGAACGAGGCAGGCGCTCGGAGGAAAACGCGGAGTTATGCGTTATACTTTTAAAGGAGTGGATAAATTTACAGCCTATGCGCCCATACAATCTGTCGGGTGGGCCGTTTCCATTACGTCTCCTACAGTGGAGTTTTTGGCGCCGATAAGCGCGTTGCGAAAAAATCTATTCATCACTATTGCTGTCGTCGCTGTGGCTATTGTTGCAGTTGCTTTGTGGATAGCAAGCGGAATTTCTCGTCCTGTGGCTGTAATAGCGGATAAGATGCAACAATTAGCAAGTGGAGATCTTTCTTCTAAACTTGAAGTAAAATCATCGCTTGCCGAGATAAAGGTTCTATCGCGAGCGGTAAATGACATGATACATGGAGTATCGGGTTTAATTGCTTCTGTTTCAGAAGAGGCGAAAAGCGTGACGACGGACGCTGAAGACATCAGTGCGAGTGCACAAGAGAATACCGCTTCTGTTGAGGAAATATCTGCATCCATGTCCAAGATAAACGAACGCGTGCAAGAGGTAGCGGGTGCTGTAGAAGAGACCACTGCTAGCATACAGGAGATAGCCTCTTCGGCACAGAATGGCGCTCAAGCTGCGGCCGAGGCAGGGGAGCAAGCGGAGGAAATTTCAAGACTTGCAGAAAACGGGTCGGAAGCGGTAAGTGAAATTGCCCGTAGAGCAGAGCTGGTCGATCGAGCGCGCCGAATGTCTGACGATGCCATGCGCAATTTGGTTGCCTCCGTGGAAAACATTTTGAAGTTCGTCAGCCTCATATCGGGTATCGCTGACCAAACTAATCTGCTTGCTTTAAATGCGGCAATCGAAGCCGCAAGGGCAGGCGAACACGGTCGCGGGTTTGCCGTCGTCGCCGAGGAAGTGAGGAAGCTGGCAGAAGAGACCTCTAAGGCGGCAAAAGAGGTAAGTCAAGTGGTGGCCCAAGTTAAACAGAGGACTGACGAGGCCCTTAATGACCAAGCGGAAGCCGCCAAAAACATAGAAGAAATGGCAAAACAGACTAAAGGTGCCCAAAGGGCTATCGTTGAAGTTGTGGGAAAAATTAAGGCCGTAGCGGATAAGGTACAGAGCTTAGCCGCAATCATGGAAGAACAATCAGCAAGCTCTCAAGAAATGGCGTCAGCAGTTGAGCACATTTCCAAAACCATTCAAGAAATAGCCGGCGACGTTGACAGTGTTACTAAATCCATAAACGAACAATCTAAAGCTATAGAGTCGCTCGCTAAGATCTCAGAAGACCTCCTTAAGTCAGGCGAAAACATGCGCAAAAGCGTGCAACACTTCAAGTTGGCACAAGAAGGAGGCGGTAACTTAGCTTTAGCGACAATTTAA
- a CDS encoding MBL fold metallo-hydrolase — MHCTIVVDDCNGRSDLVAEHGLSIYLKTPRGNVLFDAGQGICLSHNTHALGLDLGLVDHLVLSHGHYDHSWGIPKVLQEAGRLPLWAHPAFEAPHHTKRGGRLRYCGAHLAKASFDFKPVEGSVEIIEGIWAISVPDEERNPDFAPKDPDLVVPEGTDLISDPLKDDLSLVVKGRFGYSVILGCAHAGAVNILGAASRRFDTKNFYAVIGGMHMEKQSKEFLERSVAALADRFSIAIFRPCHCTGFRAAAMLASAFDVDWAGSGAALEL; from the coding sequence ATGCACTGCACAATCGTAGTGGATGATTGCAACGGCAGAAGTGATCTGGTGGCTGAGCACGGCCTGAGCATATATCTCAAAACGCCGAGGGGAAATGTGCTCTTCGACGCAGGGCAAGGAATCTGCCTTTCGCACAACACGCACGCCTTGGGGCTCGATTTGGGGCTGGTGGACCACTTGGTCTTAAGCCACGGACATTACGACCACTCCTGGGGCATACCCAAGGTCCTCCAGGAGGCGGGCAGGCTCCCGCTTTGGGCGCACCCGGCTTTTGAAGCGCCCCACCACACCAAAAGAGGCGGAAGGCTTCGCTACTGCGGCGCTCACCTCGCCAAAGCCTCTTTCGACTTCAAGCCCGTCGAAGGAAGTGTCGAAATCATCGAAGGCATTTGGGCCATCTCCGTCCCAGACGAGGAGAGGAATCCAGATTTTGCGCCTAAAGACCCGGACCTTGTCGTGCCAGAGGGCACAGATTTAATTTCAGACCCATTAAAGGATGACCTATCTTTGGTAGTGAAAGGACGATTCGGTTACAGCGTGATTTTGGGCTGCGCTCATGCCGGGGCGGTCAACATCCTCGGGGCCGCATCGCGTCGCTTCGACACCAAAAACTTTTATGCCGTCATAGGGGGCATGCACATGGAAAAGCAGTCGAAGGAGTTCCTCGAGCGCTCCGTAGCCGCGTTGGCCGACAGGTTCTCCATCGCCATTTTCAGGCCCTGTCACTGCACGGGATTTCGTGCCGCTGCGATGCTCGCCTCCGCTTTCGACGTGGACTGGGCAGGATCCGGGGCAGCGCTTGAGCTTTAG
- a CDS encoding TenA family protein, giving the protein MSLAERLWLENADLARACLRHPFIRGIAGGSLPQRNFAWYVGQDYFYLHAFTRAYCIAAAKGLDWDATKAFHALAAGAIEETDLHKRYASRWGVDLNEVKPSAPTRRYTDFLLATAWGYDTGVTAAALTPCMRLYAHLGQEVAKECSRKDNPYIDWINSYSSQEFEALSQKLENLLDLYATPSKSVSETYNYAMLCERDFFDAAWRCKSGD; this is encoded by the coding sequence ATGTCTTTGGCGGAACGCCTTTGGCTCGAGAATGCGGATCTTGCGAGGGCATGCCTAAGGCACCCTTTCATCCGAGGAATAGCGGGTGGGTCGCTCCCGCAAAGAAATTTCGCCTGGTACGTCGGACAAGACTACTTTTACCTCCATGCCTTCACCAGGGCATATTGTATAGCCGCAGCGAAAGGGTTGGATTGGGATGCCACAAAGGCCTTTCACGCCCTGGCGGCCGGAGCGATCGAAGAGACCGACCTCCACAAGAGATACGCCTCGCGCTGGGGCGTCGATTTAAACGAGGTGAAGCCGAGTGCCCCCACACGGCGGTATACGGACTTTTTGCTCGCCACCGCGTGGGGATACGACACAGGCGTTACGGCAGCCGCGCTCACCCCCTGCATGCGCCTCTACGCGCATTTAGGACAAGAGGTGGCCAAAGAATGCAGCCGCAAAGACAATCCCTATATAGATTGGATAAATAGCTATAGCAGCCAAGAATTTGAGGCGCTAAGCCAAAAACTCGAAAACCTCTTGGACCTATACGCCACTCCTTCTAAATCTGTCAGCGAAACTTACAACTACGCCATGCTCTGCGAGCGCGATTTCTTCGACGCCGCCTGGAGATGCAAAAGCGGCGACTAA